Proteins from one Dama dama isolate Ldn47 chromosome 12, ASM3311817v1, whole genome shotgun sequence genomic window:
- the LOC133066900 gene encoding angiogenin-1-like yields MVMVLSPLFLVFMLGLSLTPLTLAKDDRRYRHFLTQHYDRSPKGRDNKYCEMMMERRKLTKPCKGINTFVHGNKNDIKDICKDKNGKPYRGNLRISKSAFQVTICKHKGGSTRPPCYYKATKAYRVIVIGCEKGWPVHFDESFVPPRKQSRTGSALPS; encoded by the coding sequence ATGGTGATGGTCCTGAGCCCCCTGTTTTTGGTCTTCATGCTGGGACTGAGTCTGACCCCACTGACTCTGGCTAAGGATGACCGCAGATACAGACACTTCCTGACCCAGCACTATGATCGTAGCCCAAAGGGCCGGGATAACAAATACTGTGAAATGATGATGGAGAGACGAAAACTGACCAAACCCTGCAAAGGCATCAACACCTTTGTTCATGGCAACAAGAATGACATCAAGGACATCTGTAAAGATAAGAATGGAAAACCTTACAGAGGCAATCTCAGAATAAGCAAGTCTGCCTTCCAGGTCACCATTTGCAAGCATAAAGGAGGGTCCACCCGGCCTCCATGCTATTACAAAGCCACCAAAGCCTACAGAGTCATCGTTATCGGCTGTGAAAAGGGCTGGCCCGTCCACTTtgatgagtcctttgtccctccaCGCAAGCAGTCCAGAACTGGCTCTGCTCTTCCTTCATAG
- the LOC133067324 gene encoding ribonuclease 4-like: MALQQTQVFLLFLLLSLLGLGLVQPSYGQDRMYQRFLRQHVDPDETGGNDGYCNLMMQRRKMTSHQCKHFNTFIHEDLWNIRSICTTNIQFQNGRMNCHEGVEMVTDCRETGSSRAPNCRYRAKASTTRMCVLSCFGHV; this comes from the exons ATGGCTCTCCAGCAGACCCAGGTCTTTCTTCTGTTCTTGCTGCTGAGcctgctggggctggggctggtaCAGCCCTCCTATGGCCAGGATCGCATGTACCAACGATTCCTGCGGCAACACGTGGACCCTGATGAGACAGGAGGCAATGACGGCTACTGCAACCTGATGATGCAAAGACGGAAGATGACTTCACATCAGTGCAAGCACTTCAACACTTTCATTCATGAAGATCTTTGGAACATCCGCAGTATCTGCACCACCAACATTCAGTTCCAGAACGGCCGGATGAACTGCCATGAGGGTGTAGAGATGGTCACAGACTGCAGGGAGACAGGGAGTTCCAGGGCTCCCAACTGCAGATACCGGGCCAAGGCCAGCACCACAA ggatgtgcgtgctcagttgcttcggtcatgtc
- the EDDM3B gene encoding epididymal secretory protein E3-beta, with protein sequence MASTLKVLGSLWALLFTLCGLLVHSQNLSWREFMKQHHLSTNWEFSKYKCNDLMRERGIPKDKKYHIFIYTLWHKIERICLRNWRDRYRNVYIWAPDPFKTLKCIRKNSKSNYEDYKSYSYIEFHCSMNGFVDVVEDMRLLEDINN encoded by the coding sequence ATGGCATCCACTCTAAAGGTCCTAGGCTCTCTGTGGGCTCTGCTGTTCACCCTATGTGGGCTTCTTGTACACAGCCAGAACCTTTCCTGGAGGGAATTTATGAAACAGCACCACCTGAGCACAAACTGGGAATTCAGCAAGTACAAATGCAATGATCTGATGAGGGAAAGAGGCATTCCAAAAGACAAGAAATATCACATCTTCATCTATACCTTATGGCACAAAATTGAGCGTATATGCCTGAGGAACTGGAGAGACCGCtacagaaatgtatatatatgggccCCAGATCCCTTCAAGACACTCAAGTGCATCCGGAAGAACAGCAAAAGCAATTATGAAGATTACAAGAGCTATAGCTACATTGAATTCCATTGCAGCATGAATGGGTTTGTTGATGTTGTAGAGGACATGAGGTTATTAGAGGATATCAACAACTAG